Proteins from a genomic interval of Cuculus canorus isolate bCucCan1 chromosome 19, bCucCan1.pri, whole genome shotgun sequence:
- the NR6A1 gene encoding nuclear receptor subfamily 6 group A member 1 isoform X3 — MELEPPAELPEPRAAAKGPPRNDERVDQRTCLICGDRATGLHYGIISCEGCKGFFKRSICNKRVYRCSRDKNCVMSRKQRNRCQYCRLLKCLQMGMNRKAIREDGMPGGRNKSIGPVQISEEEIERIMSGQEFEGEANMSWSNNGDSDHSSPGNGVSESNQPSPVSTPSSSRSVELNGFAALRDQYIGTPVSTHYQYLPHLFSYSAHSALMPPQTRSLDPQSHSLINQLVSAEDLEPLGTPMLIEDGYKVTQAELFALLCRLADELLFRQIAWIKKLPFFCELSIKDYTCLLSSTWQELILLSSLTVYSKQIFGDLADVTSKYSPSDDELHRFSEEGMEVMERLIYLFRKFNQLKVSNEEYACMKAINFLNQDIRGLTNASQLEQLNKRYWYVCQDFTEYKYPHQPNRFPDLMMCLPEIRYIAGKMVNVPLEQLPLLFKAVLHSCKTSVSKE, encoded by the exons atGAGCGGGTAGATCAGCGAACCTGCCTGATCTGCGGGGACAGAGCGACGGGGCTGCACTATGGGATCATCTCCTGCGAGGGCTGCAAGGGGTTCTTCAAGAGGAGCATCTGCAACAAGCGGGTTTACAGATGCAGTCGCGACAAGAACTGCGTCATGTCGCGCAAGCAGCGCAACAGATGCCAGTACTGCCGGCTGCTCAAATGCCTCCAGATGGGGATGAACCGGAAAG caatcAGAGAGGATGGCATGCCAGGAGGCAGGAACAAAAGCATCGGGCCTGTCCAG ATATCAGAGGAAGAGATCGAGAGAATTATGTCTGGGCAAGAATTCGAGGGAGAGGCAAACATGTCATGGAGCAACAACGGAGACAGTGACCATAGTTCCCCTGGAAATGGAGTTTCTGAGAGCAACCAGCCTTCACCCGTTTCTACTCCGTCTTCAAG taGGTCCGTGGAGCTGAATGGATTCGCTGCACTCAGGGATCAGTATATCGGGACACCGGTGTCCACGCACTATCAGTACCTCCCGCACCTTTTTAGCTATTCTGCTCACTCGGCTCTGATGCCCCCCCAGACGCGCAGCCTGGACCCCCAGTCACACAGTCTCATTAATCAGTTGGTGTCGGCGGAGGACCTGGAGCCGCTCGGCACACCGATGCTCATTGAGGACGG GTATAAAGTGACTCAGGCTGAGCTGTTTGCATTGCTGTGTCGTCTGGCGGATGAGTTGCTTTTTAGGCAGATTGCTTGGATCAAGAAGCTGCCATTCTTCTGTGAACTCTCCATCAAGGACTATACCTGCCTGCTCAGCTCGACGTGGCAGGAGCTGATCCTGCTCTCCTCACTGACGGTTTACAGCAAGCAGATCTTCGGTGACCTTGCAGACGTCACCTCCAAGTACTCTCCCTCTGACGATGAGCTGCACAG ATTCAGTGaagaggggatggaggtgatggagcgGTTGATCTACCTCTTTCGTAAATTTAACCAGTTGAAGGTCAGCAACGAGGAGTACGCTTGTATGAAAGCCATTAACTTCCTAAATCAAG ACATCAGGGGTCTGACTAACGCATCCCAACTGGAGCAGCTGAATAAGCGATATTGGTACGTCTGCCAGGACTTCACCGAGTACAAATACCCACACCAGCCAAACCGTTTTCCGGATCTAATGATGTGTTTGCCAGAGATACGATACATTGCAG GAAAAATGGTGAATGTccccctggagcagctgcctctCCTTTTTAAGGCCGTTCTACATTCCTGCAAGACGAGCGTGAGCAAAGAGTGA
- the NR6A1 gene encoding nuclear receptor subfamily 6 group A member 1 isoform X4 — protein MKRDSTCMEDERVDQRTCLICGDRATGLHYGIISCEGCKGFFKRSICNKRVYRCSRDKNCVMSRKQRNRCQYCRLLKCLQMGMNRKAIREDGMPGGRNKSIGPVQISEEEIERIMSGQEFEGEANMSWSNNGDSDHSSPGNGVSESNQPSPVSTPSSSRSVELNGFAALRDQYIGTPVSTHYQYLPHLFSYSAHSALMPPQTRSLDPQSHSLINQLVSAEDLEPLGTPMLIEDGYKVTQAELFALLCRLADELLFRQIAWIKKLPFFCELSIKDYTCLLSSTWQELILLSSLTVYSKQIFGDLADVTSKYSPSDDELHRFSEEGMEVMERLIYLFRKFNQLKVSNEEYACMKAINFLNQDIRGLTNASQLEQLNKRYWYVCQDFTEYKYPHQPNRFPDLMMCLPEIRYIAGKMVNVPLEQLPLLFKAVLHSCKTSVSKE, from the exons ATGAAGCGGGACTCGACCTGCATGGAAG atGAGCGGGTAGATCAGCGAACCTGCCTGATCTGCGGGGACAGAGCGACGGGGCTGCACTATGGGATCATCTCCTGCGAGGGCTGCAAGGGGTTCTTCAAGAGGAGCATCTGCAACAAGCGGGTTTACAGATGCAGTCGCGACAAGAACTGCGTCATGTCGCGCAAGCAGCGCAACAGATGCCAGTACTGCCGGCTGCTCAAATGCCTCCAGATGGGGATGAACCGGAAAG caatcAGAGAGGATGGCATGCCAGGAGGCAGGAACAAAAGCATCGGGCCTGTCCAG ATATCAGAGGAAGAGATCGAGAGAATTATGTCTGGGCAAGAATTCGAGGGAGAGGCAAACATGTCATGGAGCAACAACGGAGACAGTGACCATAGTTCCCCTGGAAATGGAGTTTCTGAGAGCAACCAGCCTTCACCCGTTTCTACTCCGTCTTCAAG taGGTCCGTGGAGCTGAATGGATTCGCTGCACTCAGGGATCAGTATATCGGGACACCGGTGTCCACGCACTATCAGTACCTCCCGCACCTTTTTAGCTATTCTGCTCACTCGGCTCTGATGCCCCCCCAGACGCGCAGCCTGGACCCCCAGTCACACAGTCTCATTAATCAGTTGGTGTCGGCGGAGGACCTGGAGCCGCTCGGCACACCGATGCTCATTGAGGACGG GTATAAAGTGACTCAGGCTGAGCTGTTTGCATTGCTGTGTCGTCTGGCGGATGAGTTGCTTTTTAGGCAGATTGCTTGGATCAAGAAGCTGCCATTCTTCTGTGAACTCTCCATCAAGGACTATACCTGCCTGCTCAGCTCGACGTGGCAGGAGCTGATCCTGCTCTCCTCACTGACGGTTTACAGCAAGCAGATCTTCGGTGACCTTGCAGACGTCACCTCCAAGTACTCTCCCTCTGACGATGAGCTGCACAG ATTCAGTGaagaggggatggaggtgatggagcgGTTGATCTACCTCTTTCGTAAATTTAACCAGTTGAAGGTCAGCAACGAGGAGTACGCTTGTATGAAAGCCATTAACTTCCTAAATCAAG ACATCAGGGGTCTGACTAACGCATCCCAACTGGAGCAGCTGAATAAGCGATATTGGTACGTCTGCCAGGACTTCACCGAGTACAAATACCCACACCAGCCAAACCGTTTTCCGGATCTAATGATGTGTTTGCCAGAGATACGATACATTGCAG GAAAAATGGTGAATGTccccctggagcagctgcctctCCTTTTTAAGGCCGTTCTACATTCCTGCAAGACGAGCGTGAGCAAAGAGTGA
- the NR6A1 gene encoding nuclear receptor subfamily 6 group A member 1 isoform X1 has product MELEPPAELPEPRAAAKGPPRNAADVEQMSSSSPVLPMNSMGNERVDQRTCLICGDRATGLHYGIISCEGCKGFFKRSICNKRVYRCSRDKNCVMSRKQRNRCQYCRLLKCLQMGMNRKAIREDGMPGGRNKSIGPVQISEEEIERIMSGQEFEGEANMSWSNNGDSDHSSPGNGVSESNQPSPVSTPSSSRSVELNGFAALRDQYIGTPVSTHYQYLPHLFSYSAHSALMPPQTRSLDPQSHSLINQLVSAEDLEPLGTPMLIEDGYKVTQAELFALLCRLADELLFRQIAWIKKLPFFCELSIKDYTCLLSSTWQELILLSSLTVYSKQIFGDLADVTSKYSPSDDELHRFSEEGMEVMERLIYLFRKFNQLKVSNEEYACMKAINFLNQDIRGLTNASQLEQLNKRYWYVCQDFTEYKYPHQPNRFPDLMMCLPEIRYIAGKMVNVPLEQLPLLFKAVLHSCKTSVSKE; this is encoded by the exons atGAGCGGGTAGATCAGCGAACCTGCCTGATCTGCGGGGACAGAGCGACGGGGCTGCACTATGGGATCATCTCCTGCGAGGGCTGCAAGGGGTTCTTCAAGAGGAGCATCTGCAACAAGCGGGTTTACAGATGCAGTCGCGACAAGAACTGCGTCATGTCGCGCAAGCAGCGCAACAGATGCCAGTACTGCCGGCTGCTCAAATGCCTCCAGATGGGGATGAACCGGAAAG caatcAGAGAGGATGGCATGCCAGGAGGCAGGAACAAAAGCATCGGGCCTGTCCAG ATATCAGAGGAAGAGATCGAGAGAATTATGTCTGGGCAAGAATTCGAGGGAGAGGCAAACATGTCATGGAGCAACAACGGAGACAGTGACCATAGTTCCCCTGGAAATGGAGTTTCTGAGAGCAACCAGCCTTCACCCGTTTCTACTCCGTCTTCAAG taGGTCCGTGGAGCTGAATGGATTCGCTGCACTCAGGGATCAGTATATCGGGACACCGGTGTCCACGCACTATCAGTACCTCCCGCACCTTTTTAGCTATTCTGCTCACTCGGCTCTGATGCCCCCCCAGACGCGCAGCCTGGACCCCCAGTCACACAGTCTCATTAATCAGTTGGTGTCGGCGGAGGACCTGGAGCCGCTCGGCACACCGATGCTCATTGAGGACGG GTATAAAGTGACTCAGGCTGAGCTGTTTGCATTGCTGTGTCGTCTGGCGGATGAGTTGCTTTTTAGGCAGATTGCTTGGATCAAGAAGCTGCCATTCTTCTGTGAACTCTCCATCAAGGACTATACCTGCCTGCTCAGCTCGACGTGGCAGGAGCTGATCCTGCTCTCCTCACTGACGGTTTACAGCAAGCAGATCTTCGGTGACCTTGCAGACGTCACCTCCAAGTACTCTCCCTCTGACGATGAGCTGCACAG ATTCAGTGaagaggggatggaggtgatggagcgGTTGATCTACCTCTTTCGTAAATTTAACCAGTTGAAGGTCAGCAACGAGGAGTACGCTTGTATGAAAGCCATTAACTTCCTAAATCAAG ACATCAGGGGTCTGACTAACGCATCCCAACTGGAGCAGCTGAATAAGCGATATTGGTACGTCTGCCAGGACTTCACCGAGTACAAATACCCACACCAGCCAAACCGTTTTCCGGATCTAATGATGTGTTTGCCAGAGATACGATACATTGCAG GAAAAATGGTGAATGTccccctggagcagctgcctctCCTTTTTAAGGCCGTTCTACATTCCTGCAAGACGAGCGTGAGCAAAGAGTGA
- the NR6A1 gene encoding nuclear receptor subfamily 6 group A member 1 isoform X2 gives MELEPPAELPEPRAAAKGPPRNAADVEQMSSSSPVLPMNSMGNERVDQRTCLICGDRATGLHYGIISCEGCKGFFKRSICNKRVYRCSRDKNCVMSRKQRNRCQYCRLLKCLQMGMNRKAIREDGMPGGRNKSIGPVQISEEEIERIMSGQEFEGEANMSWSNNGDSDHSSPGNGVSESNQPSPVSTPSSRSVELNGFAALRDQYIGTPVSTHYQYLPHLFSYSAHSALMPPQTRSLDPQSHSLINQLVSAEDLEPLGTPMLIEDGYKVTQAELFALLCRLADELLFRQIAWIKKLPFFCELSIKDYTCLLSSTWQELILLSSLTVYSKQIFGDLADVTSKYSPSDDELHRFSEEGMEVMERLIYLFRKFNQLKVSNEEYACMKAINFLNQDIRGLTNASQLEQLNKRYWYVCQDFTEYKYPHQPNRFPDLMMCLPEIRYIAGKMVNVPLEQLPLLFKAVLHSCKTSVSKE, from the exons atGAGCGGGTAGATCAGCGAACCTGCCTGATCTGCGGGGACAGAGCGACGGGGCTGCACTATGGGATCATCTCCTGCGAGGGCTGCAAGGGGTTCTTCAAGAGGAGCATCTGCAACAAGCGGGTTTACAGATGCAGTCGCGACAAGAACTGCGTCATGTCGCGCAAGCAGCGCAACAGATGCCAGTACTGCCGGCTGCTCAAATGCCTCCAGATGGGGATGAACCGGAAAG caatcAGAGAGGATGGCATGCCAGGAGGCAGGAACAAAAGCATCGGGCCTGTCCAG ATATCAGAGGAAGAGATCGAGAGAATTATGTCTGGGCAAGAATTCGAGGGAGAGGCAAACATGTCATGGAGCAACAACGGAGACAGTGACCATAGTTCCCCTGGAAATGGAGTTTCTGAGAGCAACCAGCCTTCACCCGTTTCTACTCCGTCTTCAAG GTCCGTGGAGCTGAATGGATTCGCTGCACTCAGGGATCAGTATATCGGGACACCGGTGTCCACGCACTATCAGTACCTCCCGCACCTTTTTAGCTATTCTGCTCACTCGGCTCTGATGCCCCCCCAGACGCGCAGCCTGGACCCCCAGTCACACAGTCTCATTAATCAGTTGGTGTCGGCGGAGGACCTGGAGCCGCTCGGCACACCGATGCTCATTGAGGACGG GTATAAAGTGACTCAGGCTGAGCTGTTTGCATTGCTGTGTCGTCTGGCGGATGAGTTGCTTTTTAGGCAGATTGCTTGGATCAAGAAGCTGCCATTCTTCTGTGAACTCTCCATCAAGGACTATACCTGCCTGCTCAGCTCGACGTGGCAGGAGCTGATCCTGCTCTCCTCACTGACGGTTTACAGCAAGCAGATCTTCGGTGACCTTGCAGACGTCACCTCCAAGTACTCTCCCTCTGACGATGAGCTGCACAG ATTCAGTGaagaggggatggaggtgatggagcgGTTGATCTACCTCTTTCGTAAATTTAACCAGTTGAAGGTCAGCAACGAGGAGTACGCTTGTATGAAAGCCATTAACTTCCTAAATCAAG ACATCAGGGGTCTGACTAACGCATCCCAACTGGAGCAGCTGAATAAGCGATATTGGTACGTCTGCCAGGACTTCACCGAGTACAAATACCCACACCAGCCAAACCGTTTTCCGGATCTAATGATGTGTTTGCCAGAGATACGATACATTGCAG GAAAAATGGTGAATGTccccctggagcagctgcctctCCTTTTTAAGGCCGTTCTACATTCCTGCAAGACGAGCGTGAGCAAAGAGTGA